The Lolium rigidum isolate FL_2022 chromosome 2, APGP_CSIRO_Lrig_0.1, whole genome shotgun sequence genomic interval cgtaatgtaatcaacacaaatatccttagacaaagcattgatgttttatccctagtggcaacaagacatccacaaccttagaactttatgtcaccgtcccgcattcaatggaggcatgaacccactatcgagcataaatactccctcttggagttacaagtatcaacttggccagagcctctactagaaatggagagcatgcaagaacataaacaacacatatatgatagatcaataatcaacttgacatagtattccatattcatcggatcccaccaaacacaacatgtagcattagaaatagatgatcttgatcatgttaggcagctcacaagatctaaacatgatagcacaagaggagaagacaaccatctagctactgctatggacccatagtccaaggatgaactactcacgcatcggtccggaggcgggcatggtgatgtagagccctccaggTGATGATTGCCCTCTCcgacaggtgccggaggcgatctcctgaatcccccgagatgggattggcggcggcggcgtctctggaactttttccgtatcgtggctctcggtactagggttttcgcgacggagagtttaagtaggcgaaggggcagcacaGGGGGGCTctcaaggggcccaccccatagggtggcgcgggcccctccttggccgcgccgccctatggtggcggctcctcgtggccccactttgtatcctcttcggtcttctggaaactccgtggaaaaataagaccgtgagcttttgttttgtccaattccgagaatatttcctgtgtaggatttctgaaatcaaaaacagcagaaaacaggaactggcgcttcggcatcttgttaataggttagtgctggaaaatgcatcaaaacatcataaagtatgaacaaaacatgtaggtattgtcataaaactagcatgaaacataagaaaatatagatacgttggagatgtatcagtaGACACAAAATAGTCTAAAGAGACACAATATAGCTAGAACAGCAAATATAGTTCAAAAAAGATCATGGTGCTTGACAATAGTGTCGTAGATCAGGCTTCTCACGCGTGTATTTCGGTGCGCTTCTTCAGAAAGCAGAGGCCTTGGTGTCGTCCATGCTGCCTAAGTCCTCTGTTTGCCGTACTGCCACGATGGACGACGAAGCTATTAGCCATTGTCAGTTAGCATTCGCTGTCACGGATTGAGCGGGCCAGAGGCACAGCGTCGCCATCCATCGATCGATCGCGGTCGGTGGAAGTGCACTTCGAGCTAAACTTCGGCCGGCTATAGTGTTAAACAACAATCAGCCGAGCTTCTCGACGCACAGACGCACGCACGAATTCGCGGAGGGTTTGACGTCCGAACCCCCAGGCGATGGATCCGCCATGGCCCGCCTTTCCCAAGTCTTCTGTTCTGTCCTCGGGTCGGCCTCACGGCCGGCCGGAGCTGTCCTCGTGGGTTCTCGGGAAACGCGAGCCGTGTTCCGCGTCACTAGTCAACGTTGCTAATTGTTGTTCTCGTGTCGCGGCTCGCATGGTTTAATTTTCTCGTTTCGAGGAGGGATTGATGGTCTCGGGATTCTCCACTTCCACGATCGATCCTTCCGAGCTGTGGCGGTTTTTGATTTCGTCGGCACAAAGTTTCTTCGTATAAGTATTGCATCAGACTCCAGAATACCAAATTCAGCTCATGTTTCAGTTGTGTGTCATACTGACGCGTCGGCCTCCTCTGTACGTCAGTACGTGCTCACGCACTCAGCAGTACAAATTGCACGCAACAAGACGGTGGTTAGAGGAGTGGAGTGGAGCCGCTCGGATTAGTGGTTGGCCCCCAACCACTGTTCGTTCTAACAATCGACTTAATTCCAAGCCGATAATCTTGTTGTGTTGCGTTCTGCACAGGGGCCGAGTACGTGATTTGCTACTACTACCTGCTTCTTGTCAGGGGAACAGTTCCAAGGAGTTGCAGCCACAGCAAGCCGGTCCAAGCGAACAGTATTAAGCGGATCATCATTCATTCCCTGACAGCGTATAGCTCTTGCAAACACAAGAGACAAGATGACTTGTTAGAGGACTGTGCTTGACTGACAGAGTGACTGGTGGCAATGGCGTCTTGCTGGAGCAAGCCCAGCCACgggcatgttttttttttttgagtgtaACCACgggcatgtttttttttttttgagaagagCCACGGGCATGTGTTCTGGTCCACGCGAAGCTGCCGTCTGATTCGGCCTGGTAGTGGGCTAGTGGCCCATCTTTGGAGCCCACCGAAGCCCGGTTTCATACTGTTTTTCGGCATTTACAGGTCTGCTTGGTTGGATTGCATATATACTTCCTTTACCCAAAGAACATATTTCTAATTCTAAAAAAATCCTATAAAAAGTGTAGTACATCTCGACAATCTACCTGTGTCTGTACAGTTTCACAGATATTTTAAATTCGTGAATTTTTCTTTTAgaatattttaatttttaaaaaatatatcaAAGATGCATCCAAGAGAAAAACATCACTCCTGATACTAGTTTGTTTTAATATTACTATGAGTCGATGACATCCTACTTTGTAAATCTCGACCCTATCTAGAATCTTCACATCGTCAATTAGTTTGATAAACATGtgtgtatgtatgtctatgttgtACTTgttgttttttttagataaaaggttgCTCCAATAATGTTTAAGGAAAATTACTATTGTCAAGTTATTAGACTACTACAATATTTTATGGTTGACTCGAACTTGATGGTTGTATCTTGGGACTAGTTTGGATACTCccatggatttttttttcatgtttctgCTTCTAGGCTAATGGATGTTGCATGAGGGAAAACGTGACTTCGACATATGTTTTCCAATATGATTAGATGCTAACAAAATCTACTGTTGCCTGAGGGTACCATTTTTTCCCCAACTTGATTGGTTGTCCACAAAACGAGGTTTTCGGATGGGCAGATGCAACACAATGCGTTTGGGTGCTTCCATACGGCCCAATATGTTCACCTCGCACCTCTACTAGGTGAACTTACCATCTATTTGTTCATGTTTTTGGGTATTACAAGTAGTCACACACACGATTAAGACTACAACAAATACATGATCCAGAGAAAAAAGGCGACGATGATGTAGTCCTTGAGCCCGCTACATGCGATCGTCGGAGCGCCATGACCTACGATCTTCGGAGTGCCATGAACTACAATCTTACGAGCTACATCATAGCCATGTTGTTCCGCAAAGAACTCAGAGTAAGCTTGATCTGCCTCATCTCTAGTCTTATACCCATTGTGGAGGTTCTTGTGGTAACCTCCTCCCATGAATTGTACACTTCTAGAACTTTTACATAGAACACCATGCaccacttgtatttctactaacacaGAGCATATGAAGCATATGATACATACTTTGCTAAGAATAGAAGCATGCATGGGTAAAAGCATCACAAGTTCAATCTACCAGCTGGTGTGATCGTAATAACAATCACAACAACTATTATGGCGTCATCAAAAGAGGGTGTAATCCTACCACAACATGTTCTACGTAATGTGAGAGGTTAGTATATACATCCTCACATAATATAGAATCATTGGAAAATGTTTTCATAAAGTCCCAGCTACTTCAAAATatacaatcatcatcatcatcatcatcatgcatgcatgcatcaccGCCCCATCAACAAGGAGCACTACACGTAGTAGTTCCTGTAGAGGAATGTCCTCAGCTAGAGCTGCATGTGGTCTTCTGCCATCTGCACGAAGTTGTTGCCGTGAGACCTTTTATAGAAGATGGGGCTCAGAGCCACCATAAGAGCCTTTTGGATGAACCCACGAGCATCCATGACAACAAAGTATAGGGCATGGTGCACATATGGAGGTGAATCTTGGTGATGGCGACCGCCATAGCTTTCACAGCCTCGGTCATGAAGGACATGAGTACAACATCCTCCTCTACCAAGACCGACTTCTtccccttcttggcacaatcaacaaaacatatagcaataccACAACAACTAGGAGTAACACTAGTACCCGCACTAGGAGATAGAGTCTGCTGATAGTCGTCATCAACGACGACGGTATCAGACTCATGCGTGTCAAAGTACTCAGCGAAGGTGCACCCAGAGGCTCACTAGAGCCCATGGCAAACTTGCCGGTGGCAAGGCCGTATGAGAAGATCTGTCACATCTAGGTGTAGTTGCTAATTGGCTTGTTCAGGTACTCGACGGCATTGGGTGAGCCTAAGATAGGGTATATACAAATGTAATATGTTACTTGTGATAGGTTAGAAGAGAAGGTAATTGTCACAAGTTATGATCTAGATCCGGGTAGTACCAAGacacaatgttcaagaaatcgttaatcttGACTTATCGGTCAGCCttaaaatgaagattaatcgcttatcggccgattaatcgattttatcggtcagccatttatcggcttatttttttgtaaatcctaattttcgacattaaattttctataatatgctatgcaaaaaataaaattttagcattgcacataagtattaccttgattccttgcatttgaatcaataataatggaaaatttgcgctaatgcacaattctacaaaaccataggatgaaaatatcgacCGCCATACTAAATGTCATTGAAATTTCACTGACAATCAGCGGAAATATCGGCCTCGAGAGTTAAAATCGGGTGAAATATCAGCTGTCATACAGaaaatcggccgaaatatcgATGGAGCGATATgccaaaatcttatcggttaccacccgattcacgataaatcggccgataaatcggcATCTCGGACGATAAATTGGCCGATAAATTCTTAGAGACCTTAGCAATGTCGGATGTGGGATGATGACATTCACACCATTCTCCCGAAGGAAGAGCACTACACCATCAACATCGATAATCTAGATTGAGCAAGTTTTAAGCAAGATTTGGGAAATATTGAGCACGGTTCAACTATATTGAGCAACTATAAGGTAAACCATGCATATCAATTAATAGCAGCAAGAAACAAGCGAGGACAGATCTGCCGATTCCTAAACTCATATATAGAACATGCTCAAAGATCTTAGCTAGTTGGATTTGAACAACTCATCACCATCAGAGAAGAAGCTGTCGACGAACTTGGAGTTGATGCGGAAGTCCAGCGGCTACCGCGGTAGATGTCGTCGCTGACCTGCTCGTTGGTGAAGCTCCTCGTTAGGAAGGAGAGCTCGAATGTGGGGATGCGCGAGCTTGCACGGGCGGCGTGTAGCCTTTCCCTTTTTCGCAAGCGAAGAGCTTGGCTCCCTAGAAACTATGTAATTGAGCTCGCCTCCACGTGCAGTCCAAAATGTGCTTTAAAAAGCATGCGGACCAAGATTTAGAAACGACGCGAACAACAAAATGCACTAAATTTGGCCTAGTGGATGCGAGAAACGGGTTTGCGAGCAACCAACAAAGGTGACTCTCATTAACTATAATAATTCATTAGCTTATAGAAAAATCGACGAAATACAAGCATAACATCATACCACGTACACCATCACATAAATCTAAGCTTACCTCCATTAAGGACGTTGTCACCATCTCGATAGCTTTGGTTAGTGGAACATCTTTATTCATATCCATAGTAGTCTAGTGAACACTCCCAACCTTAACATCCAAATCCCTAACCTTTTGAGAAGTCCATTGGCCTTGCTCATGTGTCGTTGCCGCCTCCGCGCAGTCATAACCACGCCAACTATATATTCTCTCTCAACTGTGCACCAACCTTCACGTCGACGGTGTTTTCATCTGGCGAATAATTAATGTGTGAGGCTGATGTTGACAACGTTTTAAAGGACAATAGACCATTGATAATGACAAATGATAAATAAGTACAAGTAGAACACCTAAATTGACATCTGTTATACACAATTTTATATTGCAGATTGGAAAAGTTATGGCCATGTAATTATCTAGACAATCATCTGCGGCGCGACGAATTTTGGGTTGATCTTTCGTCAAAACTAAAACTAGACAGCAAAGTTTCCCAAGGAGCTGTATGAGATTTAAGAATTAAACCAAAAACACTCACGCTAAGTTTGTGCAATTTcatcatatatatttttttaaaagaCAAGAGGCGACTGCCACTATCGAATGCATAAATAAACACAAGTAGTAATATGGAAGaagtcaacaaaacaaaaaattgataTCCATAAAATTCTTTTGCGGGTTGGAAAAAGTAAAGCAACCATCAACACCTCCCCTGCCCTAGTAAATTTGAATATTCTCATCATCGCTCGTTGATTAGTTACTGTTCTGAACAAAATAAAGATTTGGACCAACACTGTACGAACACACCGGAGAGGGACGTGCTGCGGAGATTTCTCTGCCACCACCCTGCCCTGCTGCATCTCCCCGTCGCCGTCTCCCTCAGATCATTTATTCCGTTCACCTGCCTTGCCCTCTCCGAATTGCAACCTCGCGTTCGTGCAAATCGCCTCGGCTCTGCCTCCCCACGAGATTCCCCATCCGCTCCCCCCTCGCTGGAATCGCCGGCGGGGTCTGAGGATTCGAGGCGGCGGCCGCCTGTGATTCCCCACTCCGGTCTCTTGTCTCTCTCGCGAGGATTGGGGCCGATTTGCAGGCAAATCGCCGGCCTTGGCCCCGTTTGTCTCTCGCTCGGGACCGGCGATCCCGGGCAGTTCTTGAGGTGGGTTCTTGCAATCTTTCCCCAACAGTGCTCCCTAAATTTCAGAAATTTAGGGCGCATTAGATTTGAGACGAGGTCTTTCCGTGCGCTGGAAAAGGCCTCGTCTTTGCGCATCCATGGGGTTCCTCAGCCTCGTGGGCAACTCCTTCGGGTGCTCGGCCTCCGGCGAGCGCCTCGTCTCAGCTGCCCGGGACGGCGACCTGCAGGAGGCGCGTGCGCTCCTCGAGTACAACCCTCGGCTGGCCCGGTACTCCACATTCGGCGGCCGCAACTCGCCTCTGCACTACGCCGCCGCACAGGGTCACCATGAGGTAATGCCATCTGTCTGCTAAACCAGCTGGAATTTTGATGTTTGTGGTGATTGGACAAAGGAGCGGCACTAACATTTGTCCTGCTGCTGGTGCCATGTTTTAGATTGTTTCTCTGTTACTCGAATCCGGTGTAGAGATCAACCTCAGGAACTATAGGGGGCAGGTAAACTCAAATTTTGGTGCATTTGCTTATTTTCAGTTCCACATTCAGAGATAAAGTGTTATATCTAAGTTTCTGATTATGTGTAGACTGCTTTGATGCAAGCCTGCCAATATGGCCACTGGGAGGTTGTTCAAACGCTGATGCTCTTCAATGCAAATGTGAGTATTTTGCTTGCTGTTCACTCTGTTTCTTTTTACTGCTTGGATATGTAGTCCTGAGGCGGCGAAATGTCTTCAGATCCACAGGTCAGATTATCTGAATGGAGGGACTGCTATCCATTTTGCTGCACTGCACGGTCATGCCCGGTGCCTTCGCCTTGTGCTTGCAGATTATGTGCCAAGCATACCAAACTTCTTAAACCAGACGAATCACAGATCATCTGAAGAAGTTTCAGATGCTGATTTCGATGATGAGTATGTCTGGGTCCCTTGCctgtttctccttttttttttcttatacGAATCTTGTAGTGATATAGCTGTATTAGCAGTGGTTTGGTCAAGATGGTAAACTGGAAGGCAGATGGAGGCCTAACTCCTCTTCATATGGCGGCGTTGAATGGCCATGTGGAGTGTGTACAATTGTTACTAGACCTGGGAGCATGTGTTTCTGAGGTCACAATTGAAGATGGAACAACTATTGACTTGATAGGTATTTTGCAACTGTCTTCTTTTTTTACCTCAATAGGAATTTTCCTTCAGGTACTTCTAACTTGTTAACTCCACTGTTTTATAAAGTATGTTGTTATTCTAAGTTCTTAACATTATAGAGATTCATACAATTGCATATAGTCCGCAAATTAACTTAGGTGATTCTTTGTCTCGAAATGTTTTAGTATTTTCTTCCATGAGAACTTTAATATACTCCCTCTATTACTGTATTTCAGCTTTTGTACTTTGATGCAGATATGATGGTTGTAATTTATAAGTCTTATTACTTTCATCTGACAGGATCAGGTAGCACCCCACTTCATTATGCTGCCTGTGGTGGAAATGCTGCATGTTGTCAAGTATGTTCTGGTTGTCTGATGGCAATTTTGTTGTTTAAATGTTGGGTGATTTTCTCAACATCTGATAACCATGCACTGTTCAATACAGCTTCTTATTGCTAGAGGAGCCAACCTGTCTGCGAAAAATGCTAGTGGGTATGATTTTGAATTTCTGAtactttgtactaaatcagcgGTGCTTGATAtatatcggagggagtacatacaaAGAACTATCATTATTGTTGTCATCATTATGATGTGGTTAATTTGTTTTTTGTTCATTTGTCTTGTGCAGCTCAACCCCATTAATGGTAGCTCAGTCATGGCATCGAAACTCTCTTGAGGAAGTTCTAAGTAATGAACCAGGGGAACGAATACACACACTTCCTTCTCCATACCTGTGCCTCCCACTTATGAGTATCATGAGCATTGCCAGGTTAGTATACTAAATCTTGCGAAACTGAACCTTTTCCTGTCAATTTGGTTGCTCATGTGCATATAAGTTTTGAGGCCCTTTGCATCTTCGGACGCAGAGGTTTCTAGGATCATGTCTATTATCTAAAACCCAAAA includes:
- the LOC124693361 gene encoding probable E3 ubiquitin-protein ligase XBOS32 isoform X2, coding for MGFLSLVGNSFGCSASGERLVSAARDGDLQEARALLEYNPRLARYSTFGGRNSPLHYAAAQGHHEIVSLLLESGVEINLRNYRGQTALMQACQYGHWEVVQTLMLFNANIHRSDYLNGGTAIHFAALHGHARCLRLVLADYVPSIPNFLNQTNHRSSEEVSDADFDDDGLVKMVNWKADGGLTPLHMAALNGHVECVQLLLDLGACVSEVTIEDGTTIDLIGSGSTPLHYAACGGNAACCQLLIARGANLSAKNASGSTPLMVAQSWHRNSLEEVLSNEPGERIHTLPSPYLCLPLMSIMSIARECGWRYLNQSPVCIDPCAVCLDGSCSVAAEGCKHEFCTRCALYLCSTSYTSANPAGAIPCPLCRHPIISFVALPGMSPIRELPRNSLSLSFCTTCPAVNSDSAASSAASHLYRGELHCGARMPPMGSSSFRSLSCQAMKLNPSFCMGAMDTNPCLIRCSRFGSSLSRSASHGEGNRRGAWPLTFSPIVATSS
- the LOC124693361 gene encoding probable E3 ubiquitin-protein ligase XBOS32 isoform X1 gives rise to the protein MGFLSLVGNSFGCSASGERLVSAARDGDLQEARALLEYNPRLARYSTFGGRNSPLHYAAAQGHHEIVSLLLESGVEINLRNYRGQTALMQACQYGHWEVVQTLMLFNANIHRSDYLNGGTAIHFAALHGHARCLRLVLADYVPSIPNFLNQTNHRSSEEVSDADFDDDSGLVKMVNWKADGGLTPLHMAALNGHVECVQLLLDLGACVSEVTIEDGTTIDLIGSGSTPLHYAACGGNAACCQLLIARGANLSAKNASGSTPLMVAQSWHRNSLEEVLSNEPGERIHTLPSPYLCLPLMSIMSIARECGWRYLNQSPVCIDPCAVCLDGSCSVAAEGCKHEFCTRCALYLCSTSYTSANPAGAIPCPLCRHPIISFVALPGMSPIRELPRNSLSLSFCTTCPAVNSDSAASSAASHLYRGELHCGARMPPMGSSSFRSLSCQAMKLNPSFCMGAMDTNPCLIRCSRFGSSLSRSASHGEGNRRGAWPLTFSPIVATSS